A window of Belonocnema kinseyi isolate 2016_QV_RU_SX_M_011 chromosome 9, B_treatae_v1, whole genome shotgun sequence contains these coding sequences:
- the LOC117180183 gene encoding cytochrome P450 4C1-like isoform X1 produces MAVILYLSIAILSIILLVLFDYVKNFQFYKDGDKLPGPKAYPIIGNAHIFLGMDGNAAYDKLIELSEQYDSPFRVWMGNQYYVGIYESGQMKTILTSPKTTAKASIYDFLRPWLGNSLVLAPVPMWRVHRKIIQPAFNPQTLRKFVHIFDKHSKSIVKRMEEELDGGEFEVRSYLGSYALSVALEASMGLTETFDPKISADYGECADRAFKLITKRGFTPLLHPDKIFNLTKMAKDVYRCIEVMHSISHSIIAKKKNELEKHDELKNDEIENKRKGFLDILLNLQDKQKLSDQQICDEVNFMVVAAYDTVSASLQYVLLMLASYPDVQEKVYQELKHIYGEVIPENILFASDDLKEMRYTERVIQESLRLFPPIGFLLRKVEEDLEVGGYILPKGCTTYLAIAKVHRDEKYWPDPLKFDPDRFLPEEVAKRDAYCFLPFSGGPRNCLGHLYGMMEMKTLVARILLEYVLKKKHVQPIENIRQRMEVVSHPIEPIKIEIVRRLPKT; encoded by the exons ATGGCAGTGATCTTGTATTTGTCAATCGCAATTTTAAGTATTATCCTGTTAGTGCTCTTTGACTacgtgaaaaattttcaattttacaaagatGGTGACAAATTGCCTGGGCCGAAGGCGTACCCTATTATTGGAAATGctcatatttttcttggaatggATGGCAAtg CTGCGTACGACAAATTAATAGAATTATCTGAACAATATGATTCGCCATTTCGAGTGTGGATGGGAAATCAATATTATGTTGGAATCTACGAATCTGGTCAAATGAAA actATTCTGACAAGTCCAAAAACCACGGCGAAAGCTTCTATATACGACTTCCTGCGGCCTTGGCTCGGTAATTCATTGGTTCTTGCACCAG TTCCGATGTGGCGTGTCCATCGTAAAATAATTCAACCTGCTTTCAATCCTCAAACTCTAAGAAAATTTGTGCATATTTTCGATAAACATTCAAAATCAATAGTTAAAAGAATGGAGGAAGAACTGGATGGAGGTGAATTCGAAGTTCGCTCCTATTTAGGATCATATGCTTTGAGCGTTGCTTTAG AAGCTTCTATGGGCTTAACGGAAACTTTTGACCCAAAAATCAGCGCAGATTATGGTGAATGTGCAGATAG AGCCTTCAAATTGATAACGAAACGAGGTTTCACTCCTTTATTGCATcctgataaaattttcaatttaacaaaaatggcaAAGGATGTATACAGATGCATTGAAGTAATGCACAGCATATCACATTCT ataattgcaaagaaaaaaaatgaattggaaaaacaTGATGaacttaaaaatg atgaaattgAGAATAAAAGAAAAGGGTTCTTAGATATACTCTTAAACCTACAAGATAAACAGAAATTGTCTGATCAACAAATTTGTGATGAGGTGAACTTTATGGTAGTAGCG gCATATGATACAGTGTCAGCCAGTCTTCAGTATGTACTATTGATGTTGGCATCCTACCCTGACGTACAG GAAAAAGTATATCAGGAGTTGAAGCATATTTACGGTGaagtaattccagaaaatattttgtttgcaaGTGATGACTTAAAAGAAATGAGATACACAGAAAGAGTGATTCAAGAATCATTGAGACTGTTTCCTCCCATAGGATTTCTTTTACGAAAAGTAGAAGAGGATCTTGAAGTCG gaggaTACATATTGCCGAAAGGTTGCACGACTTACCTCGCTATAGCAAAGGTTCATCGGGATGAAAAATACTGGCCTGATCCACTCAAATTTGATCCTGATAGATTTCTTCCTGAAGAAGTCGCGAAGCGCGATGCATACTGTTTTTTGCCCTTTAGTGGAGGACCAAGAAACTGTTTAG GTCATCTATATGGCATGATGGAGATGAAGACACTTGTAGCCAGAATACTTCTTGAATacgttttaaaaaagaaacacgtCCAACCAATCGAAAACATTAGGCAAAGAATGGAAGTCGTATCCCATCCAATTGAaccaattaaaatagaaattgtaaGAAGATTACCAAAGACATAG
- the LOC117180183 gene encoding cytochrome P450 4C1-like isoform X2: MGNQYYVGIYESGQMKTILTSPKTTAKASIYDFLRPWLGNSLVLAPVPMWRVHRKIIQPAFNPQTLRKFVHIFDKHSKSIVKRMEEELDGGEFEVRSYLGSYALSVALEASMGLTETFDPKISADYGECADRAFKLITKRGFTPLLHPDKIFNLTKMAKDVYRCIEVMHSISHSIIAKKKNELEKHDELKNDEIENKRKGFLDILLNLQDKQKLSDQQICDEVNFMVVAAYDTVSASLQYVLLMLASYPDVQEKVYQELKHIYGEVIPENILFASDDLKEMRYTERVIQESLRLFPPIGFLLRKVEEDLEVGGYILPKGCTTYLAIAKVHRDEKYWPDPLKFDPDRFLPEEVAKRDAYCFLPFSGGPRNCLGHLYGMMEMKTLVARILLEYVLKKKHVQPIENIRQRMEVVSHPIEPIKIEIVRRLPKT; the protein is encoded by the exons ATGGGAAATCAATATTATGTTGGAATCTACGAATCTGGTCAAATGAAA actATTCTGACAAGTCCAAAAACCACGGCGAAAGCTTCTATATACGACTTCCTGCGGCCTTGGCTCGGTAATTCATTGGTTCTTGCACCAG TTCCGATGTGGCGTGTCCATCGTAAAATAATTCAACCTGCTTTCAATCCTCAAACTCTAAGAAAATTTGTGCATATTTTCGATAAACATTCAAAATCAATAGTTAAAAGAATGGAGGAAGAACTGGATGGAGGTGAATTCGAAGTTCGCTCCTATTTAGGATCATATGCTTTGAGCGTTGCTTTAG AAGCTTCTATGGGCTTAACGGAAACTTTTGACCCAAAAATCAGCGCAGATTATGGTGAATGTGCAGATAG AGCCTTCAAATTGATAACGAAACGAGGTTTCACTCCTTTATTGCATcctgataaaattttcaatttaacaaaaatggcaAAGGATGTATACAGATGCATTGAAGTAATGCACAGCATATCACATTCT ataattgcaaagaaaaaaaatgaattggaaaaacaTGATGaacttaaaaatg atgaaattgAGAATAAAAGAAAAGGGTTCTTAGATATACTCTTAAACCTACAAGATAAACAGAAATTGTCTGATCAACAAATTTGTGATGAGGTGAACTTTATGGTAGTAGCG gCATATGATACAGTGTCAGCCAGTCTTCAGTATGTACTATTGATGTTGGCATCCTACCCTGACGTACAG GAAAAAGTATATCAGGAGTTGAAGCATATTTACGGTGaagtaattccagaaaatattttgtttgcaaGTGATGACTTAAAAGAAATGAGATACACAGAAAGAGTGATTCAAGAATCATTGAGACTGTTTCCTCCCATAGGATTTCTTTTACGAAAAGTAGAAGAGGATCTTGAAGTCG gaggaTACATATTGCCGAAAGGTTGCACGACTTACCTCGCTATAGCAAAGGTTCATCGGGATGAAAAATACTGGCCTGATCCACTCAAATTTGATCCTGATAGATTTCTTCCTGAAGAAGTCGCGAAGCGCGATGCATACTGTTTTTTGCCCTTTAGTGGAGGACCAAGAAACTGTTTAG GTCATCTATATGGCATGATGGAGATGAAGACACTTGTAGCCAGAATACTTCTTGAATacgttttaaaaaagaaacacgtCCAACCAATCGAAAACATTAGGCAAAGAATGGAAGTCGTATCCCATCCAATTGAaccaattaaaatagaaattgtaaGAAGATTACCAAAGACATAG